In a genomic window of Flavobacterium lipolyticum:
- a CDS encoding AAA family ATPase, translating to MERARLVVKNFGPLKDINIEVREMVTFIGAQASGKSTLAKLISILEDEDFRRDDTISFEEELKKYNIFNYLKKDTFISYDNINYLEKSPYSLDYKEGIFLKGTAYRYLSVIKELSKDKSLNQKKLTENLKEILCSELKDCLLKDLKKTLDIFPSKTQKNKFKKFISTEILITTFKKIGIDKIFEILDKEQNTENYIKLYEDLISLLPNLYLFDSLYIPSERSFLHLIEGNVIGLIKNKIQIPDHILNIGQEYEKAIQTIKELPLSIIDKKIKYKREGKTSYIYHNENEKVNLLESASGLQSIIPILLLVEYSKTLKEKYNFNFVVEEPELNLYPKAQHELIKYLVKNCLFDRKNLILTTHSPFVLASINNLLLAYDKGQKNPKEVNKIINKESWLNPKNFIAYELKNGKAKKIMNDRLGQISENMIDSVSDTFADEFDKLLDL from the coding sequence ATGGAAAGAGCAAGACTTGTTGTTAAAAATTTCGGACCTCTAAAAGATATTAATATCGAAGTTAGAGAAATGGTGACTTTTATTGGAGCGCAAGCATCGGGAAAAAGTACTTTAGCTAAATTAATTTCGATATTGGAAGATGAAGATTTTAGAAGAGATGACACAATATCTTTTGAAGAAGAATTAAAAAAATATAACATTTTTAATTATTTAAAAAAAGACACATTTATATCTTACGACAATATTAATTATCTCGAAAAAAGCCCTTACTCTCTCGATTACAAAGAAGGTATTTTTTTGAAAGGAACAGCATATAGATATCTATCTGTCATTAAAGAACTTAGCAAAGACAAAAGTTTAAATCAAAAAAAACTAACCGAAAATTTAAAAGAAATTCTTTGTTCAGAATTAAAAGATTGCTTACTAAAGGATCTTAAAAAAACGTTAGATATTTTCCCAAGTAAAACTCAAAAGAATAAATTTAAAAAATTTATCAGTACAGAAATTCTGATCACAACATTTAAGAAAATTGGTATAGATAAAATATTTGAAATATTAGACAAAGAACAAAATACTGAAAATTATATTAAACTATACGAAGATTTAATCAGTCTTTTACCCAATCTATATTTATTTGACTCCCTATATATTCCTTCCGAAAGAAGTTTTTTGCATTTAATTGAAGGAAATGTCATAGGCTTAATTAAAAATAAAATTCAAATTCCAGATCATATCCTTAATATTGGTCAAGAATACGAAAAAGCCATTCAAACTATTAAAGAGTTACCTCTAAGCATAATTGATAAAAAGATAAAATACAAAAGAGAAGGTAAGACTTCATATATATATCATAATGAAAATGAAAAAGTTAATCTATTAGAATCAGCGTCAGGCTTACAATCAATAATTCCAATTTTACTTTTAGTAGAATACTCTAAAACTTTAAAAGAAAAATACAACTTCAATTTTGTCGTTGAAGAGCCTGAATTGAATTTATATCCAAAAGCACAGCATGAATTAATTAAATATTTAGTTAAGAATTGTTTGTTCGATAGAAAAAATTTAATTCTTACAACTCATAGTCCTTTTGTCTTAGCATCTATTAATAACTTACTACTAGCTTATGATAAAGGGCAGAAAAATCCAAAAGAGGTAAATAAGATTATAAATAAAGAATCTTGGCTTAATCCTAAAAATTTTATTGCCTATGAATTGAAAAATGGGAAGGCAAAAAAAATAATGAATGACAGACTAGGGCAGATTTCTGAAAATATGATTGATAGTGTTTCTGATACTTTTGCAGATGAATTTGATAAATTATTAGACTTATGA
- a CDS encoding DUF4274 domain-containing protein: MEELFSKKNKNRVLKAVNGEMSYQKLTAAELHQFVQNWNYDDGIEPFEWIVKQKTLDKGTVLCLYWLLQPDYFCRFKSEDEAREDLYFEQYKLLKEIEERYVNGFYQDENFSFDPKESFVDENSNLEGIPSEMLTKTKGIAFERQDIEFAFLRNPNEKELKTIASRIADAIKIIQLSNPDFVYDDTDRAVNAIVESVEYWKNNEPGKVKIKNLSYLWMDCMHKKHNWEWIVWDWETGNNLGVTNSTKELTCLADTIINHTIDGFQPASIISDLYKEMKGVNNFYDLKRDPYSGIGLLFSTDHLKFRG; the protein is encoded by the coding sequence ATGGAAGAATTATTTAGCAAAAAAAATAAAAACCGGGTTTTAAAAGCAGTAAACGGAGAGATGTCCTATCAGAAGTTAACTGCAGCAGAATTACATCAGTTTGTTCAAAACTGGAATTATGATGATGGAATCGAACCTTTTGAGTGGATTGTCAAACAAAAAACACTTGATAAGGGAACAGTTCTTTGTTTGTATTGGCTGCTGCAGCCTGATTATTTTTGCAGGTTTAAAAGTGAGGATGAGGCAAGAGAAGATTTGTATTTCGAGCAATATAAATTGTTGAAAGAAATTGAGGAAAGATATGTTAACGGTTTTTATCAGGACGAGAATTTTTCCTTTGATCCCAAAGAAAGTTTTGTGGATGAAAATTCCAATCTCGAAGGTATTCCGTCTGAAATGTTGACTAAGACAAAAGGAATAGCTTTCGAACGACAGGATATTGAATTTGCTTTTTTAAGAAATCCGAACGAAAAAGAGCTGAAAACGATCGCCAGCCGTATAGCAGATGCTATAAAGATTATTCAGCTTTCAAATCCGGACTTTGTTTATGACGATACAGATAGGGCAGTAAACGCCATTGTTGAAAGTGTCGAATATTGGAAAAACAATGAACCAGGGAAGGTCAAAATTAAAAATTTGTCTTATTTATGGATGGATTGTATGCATAAAAAGCACAATTGGGAGTGGATTGTCTGGGATTGGGAAACCGGAAATAATCTGGGGGTTACCAATAGTACAAAAGAGTTGACCTGTTTGGCAGATACGATTATCAATCATACCATAGATGGATTTCAACCTGCTTCGATCATTTCTGATTTGTACAAAGAGATGAAGGGAGTAAATAATTTTTATGATCTAAAGAGAGATCCTTACAGCGGAATCGGATTATTGTTTAGCACCGATCATTTGAAGTTTAGAGGATAA
- a CDS encoding NAD(P)H-dependent oxidoreductase, which yields MKNLIVYAHPNTGSLNHFFKQIIAERLEESGQEFVVRDLNAINFNPVLSLADMTGQRVGEIAGEVKIEQDFIAWADRIVFIYPIWWTGMPAIMKGYIDRVFSYGFAYRYDQGIQKGLLTGKKAIIINSHGKSNAEYESIGMDKALALTSDIGIFNYCGLDVQKHFYFDKADRASDENVSGWSNQIKDVFQEKVLQV from the coding sequence ATGAAAAATTTAATCGTTTACGCACATCCAAACACAGGAAGTTTAAATCACTTTTTCAAACAAATTATTGCGGAAAGACTTGAGGAATCCGGGCAGGAATTTGTCGTGAGAGATTTAAACGCAATCAATTTTAATCCGGTTTTATCTTTGGCGGATATGACTGGACAGAGAGTAGGGGAAATTGCCGGAGAGGTTAAAATCGAACAGGATTTTATCGCATGGGCTGACCGCATTGTTTTTATATACCCAATTTGGTGGACAGGAATGCCCGCGATTATGAAAGGTTATATTGACCGTGTTTTTAGTTATGGATTTGCTTATCGATACGATCAGGGAATTCAGAAAGGTTTATTGACAGGGAAAAAGGCAATCATAATCAATTCGCACGGGAAATCAAATGCAGAATACGAATCAATAGGAATGGATAAAGCTTTAGCACTAACGTCAGATATCGGAATTTTTAATTATTGCGGACTAGACGTTCAGAAGCATTTTTATTTTGATAAAGCAGACAGAGCTTCTGACGAGAATGTTTCAGGATGGAGCAATCAGATTAAAGACGTGTTTCAGGAAAAGGTTTTGCAGGTATAA
- a CDS encoding TonB-dependent receptor, with the protein MKRIFLIIISLFGWITYAQTGTVKGKIIDKQSEKPIIGVAIVLIGDEKKNAISDAEGNFKLTNIPVGRQSLSFSFEGYENTSVSDLDVTTGKDNLLTVSMMEKFNTLDEIVVTSGLSKAKPINKMALVSTKQFTTEEVNRYAGGRSDVARLVSNFAGVSTGDDSRNDIVVRGNSPSGMLWRIEGMPVPSPNHFSTLGTTGGPISALNPNLLANSDFLTSAFPAEYGNAIGGVFDLSFRKGNPDDYEYMISAGAYPGVEFMAEGPLGKKGGSFVASARYGFVGVLGLAGTDAQPNYRDISFNVDLGKSKMGNFSLFGIYGTSDIDFLGDKIDKEDPFAAQDEDAYVKSGFASFGLKHNLEIGTKSYLKTIVGFSNSSNSYENFRYYNFNTPAVNRLPFTDISNNENRVTFSTLFNSKINKKTTFRAGLLFENYTLDAKMATRDRQQDNNGDGYPDFVQLINNNGNYNIIQPFAQGQFRLTEKLTFNAGIHGQYFSINKEFAFEPRAALAYAVNQRNTISFGYGLHHQSVAAPILFLNEWVNGNQVQTNKNLDLVQSQHYVLGYDVRLARKWRGKVEIYYQDISKAGVQSLPSSYSTLTEGADFGYSIDKTSLVSKGSGYNQGIEFTVEKFFSEGYYALFTTSLFESKYKGSDGIERNSPFNNGYVVNLLGGKEFRIGKAKKNVFSIDTKFTTAGGRYYTPVDLAASKNAGYEIRDDANAFSKQYDPYLRLDVKFGIKFNSKRKKRFHQFYIDFQNVTNHTNIFTKEYNRLTNSVNQKDQIGFSPDFGYKFQF; encoded by the coding sequence ATGAAAAGAATATTCTTGATTATTATAAGCCTTTTTGGGTGGATCACCTATGCTCAGACGGGTACCGTAAAAGGGAAAATAATTGACAAACAATCTGAAAAACCAATTATCGGAGTTGCTATAGTATTAATTGGCGATGAGAAAAAAAATGCCATTTCAGATGCTGAGGGTAATTTTAAATTAACCAATATTCCGGTTGGCCGACAGAGTTTGAGTTTTAGTTTTGAGGGTTATGAAAATACTTCTGTTTCTGACCTGGATGTGACTACAGGAAAAGACAATCTGCTGACGGTTTCGATGATGGAGAAGTTTAATACACTGGATGAAATTGTGGTGACTTCGGGTTTAAGTAAAGCCAAACCCATTAATAAAATGGCGTTGGTATCGACTAAACAATTTACGACAGAAGAGGTCAATCGGTACGCCGGAGGAAGGAGCGACGTGGCACGTTTGGTTTCTAATTTTGCGGGAGTTTCTACCGGAGATGACAGCCGAAACGATATTGTGGTACGTGGAAATTCACCATCGGGAATGTTGTGGAGAATAGAAGGAATGCCGGTTCCGAGTCCCAATCATTTTTCGACACTGGGAACGACAGGAGGCCCAATTTCAGCTCTGAATCCAAATCTTTTAGCTAATTCTGACTTTTTAACCTCTGCTTTTCCAGCGGAATACGGAAATGCAATTGGAGGTGTTTTTGATCTGAGTTTCCGAAAAGGAAATCCCGATGATTATGAGTATATGATTAGTGCCGGAGCTTATCCGGGTGTCGAATTTATGGCCGAAGGTCCGCTTGGTAAAAAAGGAGGTTCCTTTGTAGCGTCAGCCAGATATGGGTTTGTCGGGGTTTTAGGTTTAGCGGGCACAGATGCACAGCCTAATTACAGAGACATTAGTTTTAATGTAGATTTAGGAAAAAGTAAAATGGGTAATTTCTCGCTTTTTGGAATCTACGGAACATCGGATATTGATTTTTTAGGAGATAAAATAGATAAGGAAGATCCTTTTGCTGCGCAGGATGAGGATGCCTATGTTAAATCGGGGTTTGCTTCTTTTGGATTAAAACACAATTTAGAGATTGGAACAAAATCATATTTGAAAACAATTGTTGGTTTTTCAAATTCGAGCAACTCTTATGAGAATTTCCGCTATTATAATTTCAATACGCCCGCAGTAAATCGTTTGCCTTTTACGGATATTAGTAACAATGAAAATAGAGTTACTTTCTCGACTTTGTTCAATTCCAAAATTAATAAGAAGACCACTTTCAGAGCAGGTTTACTTTTTGAGAATTATACGCTCGATGCTAAAATGGCTACCCGTGACAGACAGCAGGACAATAACGGAGATGGTTATCCGGACTTTGTACAGCTCATAAACAATAACGGGAATTATAATATTATTCAGCCTTTTGCTCAGGGACAATTTCGTTTGACCGAAAAACTAACCTTTAATGCGGGGATACACGGACAGTATTTTTCGATAAACAAAGAGTTTGCTTTCGAACCCAGAGCTGCTTTGGCTTATGCGGTAAATCAAAGGAATACTATTAGTTTTGGTTATGGATTGCACCATCAAAGTGTTGCGGCTCCAATATTATTTCTGAACGAATGGGTAAATGGAAATCAGGTTCAGACTAACAAGAATCTCGATTTAGTTCAAAGTCAGCATTATGTTTTGGGTTATGATGTACGATTGGCCAGAAAGTGGAGAGGGAAAGTAGAAATTTACTATCAGGATATTAGTAAGGCAGGAGTTCAGTCCCTTCCAAGCAGTTATTCTACTTTAACAGAAGGGGCTGATTTTGGTTATTCAATTGATAAAACGTCTTTAGTAAGTAAAGGAAGCGGATACAATCAGGGGATTGAATTTACAGTTGAAAAATTCTTTAGTGAAGGCTATTATGCTTTGTTTACTACTTCGCTTTTTGAAAGTAAGTATAAAGGAAGTGATGGTATAGAGCGGAATTCACCTTTTAATAATGGGTATGTCGTCAATCTGTTAGGAGGGAAAGAATTTAGAATAGGGAAGGCTAAGAAAAATGTTTTTTCGATTGATACTAAATTTACAACTGCGGGAGGACGTTATTATACTCCGGTTGATTTGGCTGCTTCTAAGAATGCCGGTTATGAAATCAGAGACGATGCCAATGCATTCAGCAAACAGTATGATCCTTATTTAAGGTTGGATGTGAAGTTTGGAATCAAATTTAACAGTAAAAGGAAAAAGAGGTTTCATCAGTTTTATATCGATTTTCAGAATGTAACCAACCATACCAATATCTTTACCAAGGAATATAATCGTTTGACGAATAGTGTTAATCAGAAAGATCAGATTGGTTTTTCTCCCGATTTTGGATATAAATTTCAGTTTTAA
- a CDS encoding Crp/Fnr family transcriptional regulator: MQNVITDLSRFMQFNEAESMAFKNILRLKKIKKNEHLLVEGEVCNFGVFIAEGCIRYYYSLDGVESTGNFFFENDWYSDFESFLYGKPSLLNIEALEDCVLYLAYKHDFEKLVAEYPVFNSFLRIMMERTIKGLTGRNMAMSLLSHEERYLRFLKYCPKVVERVSLKYIASYLGIQPESLSRIRTRITLNSKS; the protein is encoded by the coding sequence ATGCAAAATGTAATAACAGACCTGTCGCGATTTATGCAATTTAATGAAGCGGAAAGTATGGCCTTTAAAAACATACTAAGACTAAAGAAAATCAAAAAAAATGAGCATCTTTTAGTCGAAGGAGAGGTTTGTAATTTCGGAGTTTTTATTGCGGAAGGCTGTATTCGTTACTATTACTCGCTTGATGGAGTAGAATCTACCGGAAACTTCTTCTTTGAAAATGACTGGTATTCTGATTTTGAGAGTTTTCTTTACGGAAAACCTTCATTGCTCAATATAGAAGCTTTGGAAGATTGTGTGTTGTATCTGGCGTACAAGCATGATTTTGAAAAACTGGTTGCTGAATATCCTGTATTCAATTCCTTTTTGCGAATTATGATGGAAAGAACCATAAAAGGTCTAACGGGTAGAAATATGGCAATGTCTTTATTGTCGCATGAAGAACGCTATTTACGTTTTTTAAAGTACTGTCCCAAAGTGGTGGAGAGGGTTTCGTTAAAATACATTGCCAGTTATCTGGGAATCCAACCCGAAAGTTTAAGCCGAATTAGAACCAGAATTACATTGAACAGTAAATCTTAA
- a CDS encoding 2-hydroxyacid dehydrogenase: MSLKDTVNTNKIAFFSTQPYDKTFFNKYNDSFGFELDFFETQLNPQTAALIEKALIVCVFVNDIVNEAVLKQLAEKGVKIIALRCAGFNNVDLDAAKKYNLKVCRVPAYSPQAVAEHAMAMILTLNRKTHKAYNRVREQNFSLNGLLGFDLFGKTVGIIGTGNIGKAFAKIAIGFGCKVLAYDIVTSAEMEKDGVRFVSLEEIFTSSDIISLHCPLNDQTKHIVNKESIILMKDSVMIINTSRGALIETAAVIEGLKEGKIGYLGIDVYEQEEKLFFRDLSADIIQDDAIQRLMSFPNVLVTAHQAFFTNEALTQIALVTFNNIKSLLAENDIENKTALLV; this comes from the coding sequence ATGAGTTTAAAGGATACAGTAAATACAAATAAAATAGCTTTTTTTTCAACACAGCCTTACGATAAAACCTTCTTTAATAAATACAATGATTCGTTTGGTTTTGAATTGGATTTCTTTGAAACACAATTGAATCCTCAAACGGCTGCATTGATTGAAAAAGCGTTGATTGTTTGTGTTTTTGTGAATGATATTGTCAATGAAGCAGTATTGAAACAATTGGCTGAAAAAGGAGTGAAGATTATTGCCTTGCGTTGTGCGGGGTTCAATAATGTTGATTTGGATGCTGCTAAAAAGTACAATTTAAAAGTTTGCCGCGTTCCGGCTTATTCGCCTCAGGCTGTTGCGGAGCATGCAATGGCAATGATTTTAACGTTGAACAGAAAAACACATAAAGCTTACAATAGAGTTAGGGAACAAAATTTTTCACTAAATGGTTTATTAGGATTCGATTTGTTTGGGAAGACTGTCGGAATCATTGGAACAGGGAATATTGGAAAAGCTTTTGCAAAGATTGCGATAGGATTTGGCTGTAAAGTTCTGGCGTATGATATCGTGACAAGCGCAGAAATGGAAAAAGACGGCGTTCGGTTTGTTTCGTTGGAAGAAATCTTTACGTCCAGTGATATAATCTCCTTACACTGTCCTTTAAACGATCAGACGAAACATATTGTTAACAAGGAGTCTATTATTTTAATGAAAGACAGCGTGATGATCATCAATACCAGCCGTGGGGCTTTGATTGAAACAGCGGCTGTTATTGAAGGTTTGAAAGAAGGTAAAATAGGCTATTTAGGAATTGATGTTTACGAACAGGAGGAGAAATTGTTCTTTAGGGATCTTTCGGCTGATATTATTCAGGACGATGCGATTCAGCGTTTAATGAGTTTTCCAAATGTATTGGTGACGGCCCATCAGGCCTTTTTTACGAATGAGGCTTTAACGCAGATCGCCTTGGTGACCTTTAACAATATAAAGTCTTTATTGGCAGAGAATGATATTGAAAATAAAACTGCCTTGTTAGTTTAA
- the lysS gene encoding lysine--tRNA ligase, giving the protein MALSEQEIIRREKLQNLRNLGINPYPANLFPVNHTSKQIKESFEEGKKVIVAGRLMSVRDQGKACFAELQDSEGRIQLYVNRDVLCEGDDKTLYNQVFKKLTDLGDFIGIEGELFTTQVGAKCIRVSGFTFLSKTLRPLPLPKVDEDGNVHDAFNDAELRYRMRYVDLTVNQHVKETFIKRTKLFTAMRGYFNDAGYLEVDTPVLQSIPGGASARPFITHHNSLDIPLYMRIANELYLKRLIVGGFEGVYEFSRNFRNEGMDRTHNPEFTAMEIYVAYKDYNWMMEFAEGLLEHCAIAVNGTSEVTFGEHKINFKAPYARVTMTDSIKHFTGFDISGKTEEELFEAAKGMGIEVDKTMGKGKLIDEIFGAKCEGNYIQPTFITDYPKEMSPLCKEHRDNPDLTERFELMVCGKEIANAYSELNDPIDQRERFEDQMRLAAKGDDEANGIIDEDFLRALEYGMPPTSGMGIGMDRLIMYLTNNASIQEVLLFPQMRPEKKQTVELSDEEKFIVDLLKGNENKMDLQQLKITANLSGKKWDASMKNLSKHGLTKVAVEGEFKFVELVG; this is encoded by the coding sequence ATGGCATTATCAGAACAAGAAATCATCCGAAGAGAAAAACTTCAAAACTTACGCAACTTAGGAATCAATCCTTATCCGGCTAATCTTTTTCCTGTAAATCATACTTCAAAGCAGATAAAGGAATCTTTTGAGGAAGGTAAGAAGGTGATCGTTGCGGGACGTTTGATGAGTGTGAGAGATCAGGGAAAAGCTTGTTTTGCTGAATTGCAGGATAGTGAAGGGCGTATTCAATTGTACGTGAATCGCGATGTTTTGTGCGAAGGTGACGATAAAACGTTATACAATCAGGTTTTTAAAAAATTAACCGATTTAGGAGACTTTATTGGTATCGAAGGAGAATTGTTCACGACTCAGGTTGGAGCGAAATGTATTCGTGTGAGCGGGTTTACTTTTTTGAGTAAAACATTACGTCCGTTGCCTTTACCAAAAGTTGATGAGGACGGAAATGTACACGATGCTTTTAATGATGCTGAATTGCGTTACAGAATGCGTTATGTAGATCTAACGGTGAATCAGCATGTTAAAGAAACGTTTATCAAACGTACCAAGTTGTTTACCGCTATGCGTGGTTATTTTAACGATGCCGGATATCTTGAGGTTGACACACCGGTTTTACAATCGATTCCCGGCGGTGCTTCGGCAAGACCTTTTATCACGCACCATAATTCGCTTGATATTCCGCTTTACATGCGTATTGCAAACGAATTGTATTTAAAAAGATTAATTGTTGGTGGATTTGAAGGTGTTTATGAGTTTTCCCGAAACTTCCGTAATGAAGGAATGGACAGAACACATAACCCTGAGTTTACTGCAATGGAAATATATGTAGCCTACAAAGACTACAACTGGATGATGGAATTTGCAGAAGGCCTGCTGGAACATTGTGCGATTGCCGTAAACGGAACAAGCGAAGTTACTTTTGGTGAGCATAAAATCAACTTTAAAGCGCCTTACGCTCGTGTTACGATGACGGATTCGATCAAACATTTTACCGGTTTTGATATCTCAGGAAAAACAGAAGAAGAACTTTTTGAAGCTGCAAAAGGAATGGGAATCGAAGTTGACAAAACAATGGGGAAAGGAAAACTAATCGATGAAATCTTTGGTGCAAAATGTGAAGGAAATTACATTCAGCCTACTTTCATTACGGATTATCCAAAAGAAATGTCTCCGCTATGCAAAGAACACCGCGATAATCCAGACTTAACCGAACGTTTTGAACTAATGGTTTGTGGTAAAGAAATTGCGAATGCTTATTCTGAATTAAACGACCCAATTGATCAAAGAGAGCGTTTTGAAGACCAAATGCGTCTGGCTGCAAAAGGTGATGATGAAGCAAACGGTATCATCGACGAGGATTTCTTAAGAGCTTTAGAATATGGTATGCCTCCAACATCAGGAATGGGTATTGGAATGGACCGTTTGATTATGTATCTAACCAATAATGCATCAATTCAGGAAGTTTTATTATTCCCGCAAATGCGCCCGGAGAAAAAACAGACTGTCGAATTATCAGACGAAGAGAAATTTATCGTTGATTTATTGAAAGGAAATGAAAACAAAATGGATCTTCAGCAACTAAAAATTACTGCTAATTTAAGCGGTAAAAAATGGGATGCATCCATGAAAAACTTATCTAAACATGGCCTGACTAAAGTCGCTGTTGAGGGTGAGTTTAAATTTGTGGAATTGGTAGGATAA
- the lipB gene encoding lipoyl(octanoyl) transferase LipB, which produces MNKKIQLQDLGSRDYKSTWEYQEELFKDIVDLKIRNRREELDLETPNYLLFVEHPHVYTLGKSGDFENLLLNEKQLEAKGATFYKINRGGDITYHGPGQIVGYPILDLENFFTDIHKYLRFLEESIILTLEEYGLKSGRSDGETGVWLDVGTPFARKICALGVRASRWVTMHGFALNVNVDLGYFDNIIPCGIRGKGVTSLQVELGVEKVDEAEVKAKIIKHLTHLFEADFV; this is translated from the coding sequence ATGAATAAAAAAATCCAACTTCAGGATTTAGGAAGCAGAGACTATAAATCGACCTGGGAATATCAGGAAGAACTGTTCAAGGATATAGTCGACCTAAAAATCAGAAACAGAAGAGAAGAGCTTGATTTAGAAACACCCAACTACTTGTTGTTTGTAGAGCATCCACACGTGTACACATTAGGAAAAAGCGGTGATTTCGAGAACTTACTCTTGAACGAAAAACAATTGGAGGCCAAAGGAGCTACCTTCTATAAAATCAATCGTGGTGGTGATATTACCTATCATGGGCCGGGACAGATTGTGGGCTACCCCATTTTAGATCTAGAGAATTTCTTTACCGATATTCATAAGTATTTACGTTTTCTCGAAGAATCGATTATCCTCACTTTAGAAGAATACGGTTTAAAGTCCGGACGAAGTGACGGTGAAACAGGAGTCTGGCTGGACGTTGGAACTCCGTTTGCCAGAAAAATTTGTGCGCTTGGTGTTCGTGCGTCACGCTGGGTAACCATGCATGGATTTGCTTTAAATGTAAATGTCGATTTGGGGTACTTTGATAACATTATCCCATGTGGAATCCGTGGTAAAGGAGTTACTTCCTTACAGGTAGAACTGGGTGTAGAAAAAGTTGATGAAGCAGAAGTAAAAGCGAAAATTATCAAACATTTAACCCATTTGTTTGAAGCGGACTTTGTTTAA
- a CDS encoding helix-turn-helix domain-containing protein, translating into MIHAEENNNYRIAVPSAFDTVFSHFYFAENKGNIPVTETLLPTFQTILVFIFGEGVSLKSQQNTTLEAQKCLVLGPIKQAFEYTLNPDSEILVANFKEDAFYRFFGHALLTHSLPVDPDTLIAENCFALLWEELKELSNPNERVDHILEFCKPYLREQHVMTSLLTDFREKNIDPIKAVASETNQSQRNVQLNQKKFFGYTIKEINRYERFLKAVEVIQKDILKNAKTDWLAVVEQCGYYDQSQLIHDFKYYMNISPTKFLKFQSDICSSKKI; encoded by the coding sequence ATGATACATGCTGAAGAAAATAACAATTATAGAATTGCGGTTCCTTCAGCATTTGATACTGTTTTTTCACATTTTTATTTTGCAGAGAATAAAGGCAATATTCCTGTAACGGAAACACTATTGCCTACTTTTCAGACCATTTTGGTTTTTATTTTTGGAGAAGGTGTTTCTTTAAAATCACAGCAAAATACAACTCTTGAAGCACAGAAATGTCTTGTTTTAGGACCAATAAAACAAGCTTTTGAATACACTTTAAATCCTGATTCGGAGATTTTAGTTGCCAATTTTAAAGAAGATGCATTTTATAGATTTTTTGGACATGCACTTCTTACTCATTCTTTACCTGTTGATCCTGATACTTTGATTGCCGAAAATTGTTTTGCCCTTTTATGGGAAGAACTTAAGGAACTCTCTAATCCAAACGAACGTGTTGATCATATTTTAGAATTTTGCAAACCTTATTTGCGGGAACAACATGTCATGACTTCTCTTTTAACCGATTTTAGAGAAAAAAACATAGATCCGATAAAAGCAGTCGCCTCTGAAACAAATCAGTCACAGCGAAATGTTCAGTTGAATCAAAAGAAGTTTTTTGGCTATACCATCAAAGAAATTAATCGGTACGAGCGTTTTTTAAAAGCAGTAGAGGTAATTCAAAAGGATATTTTAAAAAATGCAAAAACAGACTGGCTTGCTGTTGTAGAGCAATGCGGTTATTACGATCAGAGTCAGTTGATACATGATTTTAAATATTATATGAATATCTCGCCAACCAAATTTCTGAAATTTCAAAGCGATATCTGTAGCTCAAAGAAGATTTAG